A genomic segment from Bufo bufo chromosome 8, aBufBuf1.1, whole genome shotgun sequence encodes:
- the PRX gene encoding periaxin isoform X2, whose amino-acid sequence MEANVKITEEKLRASEMVEVIVETEAQAGMSGINLSGGGKDGLFVSEILKDSPAARNLSLLEGDQIISARVYFENIKYEDALKILQYAEQYKVSYCLKRIVPSSDVTVSPSSGSVEVKGPKAKMPKMTVKSLTPVKKKKKKVPGEVKDSEASMEALKGSEISAASLDIPPVDVEFSFPKFSKILKMKGGADTTTETKSTEISTKVTTEQKRLRMKFPRLRVKDAAVAGGLSVDISGAKDVSGKAQDEVKGKEKSAAQVGIDIPKMKKPKVDVTVAKPDIEFATTKVGIAAPQVGTETKETVFKTPQVELDIPLTIKKSETETSESIKTTGLSTLIKIPDVEIKMPVAGVEVEAPEALISKPSISKVGICPPQLQKEQDLTLRVDGRLKTEIKLPSVEIAPPKLDVDLRLPKVEGSVEVETPASTSQGLQIKLPKFSMSTKTAESILEVTPPQVKKDIKGKVSEDKVKIPSVKTPQFGISLSKEKIEGDSPESQKKSSLKFPSIDISAPKVNLDLNVQSEDLSVEPIQVPDVTLKMHKVSPPKVGMKVKDAYAGTISKLDVKSEKVEAESSIEIPDVTLKMPKIGLPKLGLKDEGLGAESEVSAGKIEKAELKLKGPKLPSFGGLLVKEKSEVDGSDSSTETEGKLTFPSIKMPSVDIFLPKVQDSDPSKLEGTIPTAKVDKKGLELESTDLKFKMPKVSLPKLDVTTKLGKPDMSPPKVGIHISGADTKIKVDKEKEDKITFALSLTSSKPDLDISVEKPKGAIKLPKVELDSIAFDGQTGDSKVAIPSIKMPVFEIDAPRLDVGLNLPKVKTEGTDAFVEDKDIKFQMPKLNLPKLSDVAKDMAVELDVPKVTGDICSPHLTTEMKTGVDTEDKGLKMSLPKVEIGLGKSTEVSEGELKEKAEVKLSKAKQVKPVVEDEEAKMKLPSVKLPFLEIATPKIPDVDIGADIPTIETDVSGKEDLAAVISGDGEAKWKAPKFSFRKLGISGSKAKKGEVDGQTTDAERDIELAVKSPKMKMPKFGIVFPKSKQDVAVEREIKAIKEKVDTSSGRVDLSSDGKVKVPLGKLPTVDISAPKLEVDVALPKGDASPPPEINIDIPDVKLNLPKFSMLKFGKSKGGEEDADIEKTKVKGKMSSSKSAKAEDASAELDGKSTEAKGKGRELKMKMPTIRMPSFGISRKDTDVSEEKPGISSPEEKTKKVKTVTQDSKVSLETESGDGKTSFMKMPTFKMSSPKVKAPEVNLILKGSKENLQMPDVHVKVPEVELPSFGLKSDQTTEVSLSKTGEKSVGPKDSDFHLSDKMKMPSLEISTPPATPSLQISVPCVKSDICTSKPKVEVDVSDADIKRYEGDLKIPKLSSIGASVSDVKFDIGLPKILLKHEADVSMEKSSAKIQIPRVELPKFQELEAKVDISGDKAKAIHSEGKLKGPKLKLPHVDISLPKVKFDEEDIPFIEGETKVQGSSDKASASEGTFSLPSVELSKMSTPKIRAPELELDISLSKDDLKLSDLSKSLKVESSGSEGEHDLKLKMPKIKIPKFGDSMTGVEEGIVKADVKTSKTEDSSESGIMDFKIKMPKLQVGSLKGKEEDKELKSDHKMAMKGDVKVSDHEDSDNGRMFKIKMPSFGISKGTTEAGTEPLHPSEESVDLKFKMPKMTLPDVGFSGGEGERVGASLESDHTSTVTKVKSITSSNLEELELDVGLKLPKIKMPTIGISGRKGDDDMEMTLDEESKGKKSLFKMPDVELSTPKIKAHGEYEVDGAKLEQKLTKDSEVGDFAKKSSKIKDEYKHDSSEEDAENKYKVKLPKLAVSLPKAVSGDVELSPPKLKAETKDSEISMKSLHSEHESHQHEGKKTKKNIFSLSKTKDKSADMVSSDIDTSLELEGPELKIKLPKIKMKPSFGRSKGKGKGSEENGEEETDADSSDVSAKSSRIKFPRLGFSSSRVNSGEPGEVNINGTSGHVNGENEVSTRNGSQDGVVKVGKLKFPKVEFSSPYKAKEIDSEMNLKLVKTEEPESKDEGTESSLSYKFKSPKIAFSGFKKKEKSEDHIISSSARTEMATMENVREGDSKSGMGRISLGFLSSKSKGEYTVDNSGIHKDNEGGTSKDKSTKYKIPKLSLNSKSEVELSKEMKEESSQEGFNITLPQMSFTTHQEEQTTEEQETSLGFIKVTTTKQIKTETVTEKTLAI is encoded by the exons atgGAGGCTAATGTGAAGATAACAGAG GAGAAGCTAAGAGCTTCAGAGATGGTGGAGGTGATTGTAGAAACTGAGGCACAGGCAGGAATGTCCGGCATAAACCTCTCTGGAGGAGGCAAAGACGGATTATTTGTTTCAGAAATCCTTAAGGACTCCCCTGCTGCCAGAAATTTGTCTCTGCTTGAAG GGGACCAGATCATAAGTGCCAGAGTTTACTTTGAAAACATTAAATATGAAGATGCATTGAAGATCCTCCAGTATGCAGAGCAATATAAAGTCTCTTACTGCCTCAAAAGGATAGTGCCATCTAGTGATGTTACTGTGTCTCCAAGCTCTGGGAGTGTGGAAGTGAAGGGTCCAAAAGCTAAGATGCCAAAAATG ACTGTTAAAAGCCTGACTCcagtgaagaagaaaaaaaagaaggttCCAGGTGAAGTTAAGGACTCAGAAGCTTCCATGGAAGCTTTAAAAGGTTCCGAAATTTCTGCTGCCAGCTTGGACATTCCACCAGTAGATGTGGAATTTTCCTTTCCAAAGTTCTCCAAAATTCTAAAAATGAAGGGAGGAGCAGACACCACTACTGAAACTAAGAGCACAGAGATCTCTACTAAAGTAACTACAGAACAGAAAAGACTAAGGATGAAGTTCCCAAGACTAAGGGTCAAAGACGCAGCAGTGGCTGGGGGACTTTCTGTGGACATTTCTGGTGCTAAAGATGTTTCAGGGAAAGCTCAAGATGAAGTAAAAGGGAAAGAGAAATCTGCAGCTCAAGTTGGTATTGATATTCCTAAAATGAAGAAGCCAAAAGTTGATGTCACAGTGGCAAAGCCAGATATTGAATTTGCAACAACAAAGGTTGGAATTGCAGCACCACAGGTTGGAACTGAAACCAAAGAGACAGTTTTTAAGACTCCTCAAGTGGAGCTTGATATACCACTAACAATCAAGAAAAGTGAGACAGAAACTTCTGAAAGTATTAAAACAACTGGCTTAAGCACCTTGATTAAAATTCCAGATGTTGAAATTAAGATGCCAGTAGCTGGTGTTGAAGTGGAAGCACCAGAAGCTCTAATAAGCAAACCATCCATTTCAAAAGTAGGAATTTGTCCACCACAGTTACAAAAAGAGCAAGACCTCACTCTTCGAGTTGATGGAAGGCTGAAGACTGAAATAAAATTACCTTCAGTTGAAATAGCACCACCTAAATTGGATGTTGACTTACGTTTACCAAAAGTAGAAGGTTCTGTAGAAGTGGAAACACCAGCTTCTACTAGTCAAGGCCTACAGATTAAACTTCCAAAATTTAGCATGTCCACTAAAACGGCAGAATCTATTTTGGAAGTAACCCCTCCCCAAGTCAAAAAAGATATTAAGGGGAAAGTTTCCGAGGATAAGGTAAAAATCCCTTCTGTAAAAACCCCACAATTTGGAATTTCTCTTTCTAAAGAAAAAATTGAAGGAGATAGTCCTGAAAGTCAAAAGAAAAGCTCCCTAAAGTTTCCATCTATTGACATCTCTGCTCCAAAAGTGAACTTAGACCTAAATGTACAGTCAGAAGATCTTTCTGTTGAACCTATTCAGGTTCCAGATGTAACCCTTAAGATGCACAAAGTGAGTCCTCCTAAGGTAGGCATGAAAGTTAAAGATGCCTATGCTGGTACTATTTCAAAATTAgatgtgaaatctgagaaagttgAAGCTGAAAGTTCTATTGAAATTCCAGATGTTACACTCAAAATGCCTAAAATAGGTCTTCCTAAATTGGGCTTAAAGGATGAAGGACTGGGAGCTGAGTCAGAGGTATCAGCTGGGAAAATTGAAAAAGCAGAACTTAAATTGAAAGGTCCTAAACTACCAAGTTTTGGTGGGTTGCTTGTAAAAGAAAAGTCTGAGGTAGATGGATCAGATTCTTCTACAGAAACAGAGGGGAAATTAACATTTCCTTCAATTAAGATGCCATCAGTTGATATTTTCTTACCCAAAGTCCAAGACAGTGATCCAAGTAAACTGGAGGGCACCATACCCACAGCTAAAGTAGATAAAAAAGGACTTGAATTAGAGAGTACGGACTTGAAGTTTAAAATGCCCAAAGTCTCCTTACCTAAGCTTGATGTGACAACAAAACTTGGAAAGCCTGATATGTCTCCTCCAAAAGTTGGAATTCACATATCTGGTGCTGATACAAAAATAAAAGTTGACAAAGAGAAAGAAGATAAAATA ACTTTTGCTCTTAGCTTAACCTCATCAAAACCTGACCTAGATATTTCAGTGGAAAAGCCTAAAGGTGCAATTAAACTTCCAAAAGTAGAGTTGGATTCAATAGCATTTGATGGCCAGACTGGAGATTCGAAAGTAGCAATTCCTTCTATTAAAATGCCAGTTTTTGAGATAGATGCTCCTAGACTTGATGTTGGTTTAAATTTGCCAAAAGTGAAAACTGAGGGAACTGATGCATTTGTTGAAGACAAAGACATTAAATTCCAGATGCCAAAGCTAAATCTTCCTAAGCTCAGTGACGTAGCCAAAGATATGGCTGTTGAACTTGATGTCCCAAAGGTGACGGGTGACATTTGTTCACCACATCTTACTACAGAAATGAAGACTGGGGTGGACACAGAAGATAAAGGACTCAAGATGAGTTTGCCAAAAGTTGAGATTGGACTTGGGAAATCCACAGAGGTTAGTGAGGGTGAATTAAAAGAAAAGGCTGAAGTGAAACTTTCTAAAGCAAAACAAGTAAAGCCAGTTGTAGAAGATGAAGAAGCTAAAATGAAGTTGCCATCTGTTAAACTTCCATTTCTTGAGATAGCTACACCAAAAATTCCTGATGTGGACATTGGTGCAGACATTCCAACAATTGAAACCGATGTGTCTGGTAAAGAAGATTTGGCAGCTGTTATTTCTGGTGATGGTGAAGCTAAATGGAAAGCACCCAAGTTTTCTTTTCGTAAACTTGGAATTTCTGGATCAAAAGCTAAGAAAGGTGAAGTTGATGGACAAACAACAGATGCAGAAAGAGACATTGAACTTGCAGTTAAATCACCAAAAATGAAAATGCCAaagtttggaatagtttttcctaAATCAAAGCAAGATGTTGCAGTGGAAAGAGAAATAAAAGCTATCAAAGAGAAGGTGGATACTTCTTCTGGTCGGGTGGACTTATCTTCTGATGGAAAAGTTAAAGTTCCATTAGGTAAACTTCCAACTGTTGATATCTCAGCTCCAAAGTTAGAGGTTGATGTTGCACTTCCCAAAGGAGATGCTTCACCACCACCTGAAATTAATATTGACATTCCAGATGTGAAGTTGAACCTTCCCAAATTTTCCATGCTGAAATTTGGGAAAAGCAAAGGTGGTGAAGAAGATGCAGATATTGAGAAAACTAAAGTAAAGGGTAAAATGTCCTCATCTAAATCAGCAAAAGCAGAAGACGCTTCTGCTGAACTTGATGGAAAGAGTACTGAAGCCAAAGGAAAAGGAAGAGAGCTAAAAATGAAAATGCCCACTATTAGGATGCCTTCATTTGGAATATCAAGGAAAGATACAGATGTTTCTGAGGAAAAACCTGGAATAAGTTCTCCagaagaaaaaacaaagaaagttAAGACTGTAACACAGGACTCAAAAGTCTCTCTAGAGACTGAGAGTGGCGATGGAAAAACTTCTTTTATGAAAATGCCCACATTTAAAATGTCATCCCCAAAAGTAAAGGCACCAGAAGTAAATTTGATTTTAAAAGGTTCAAAAGAAAATCTTCAGATGCCTGATGTCCATGTTAAAGTCCCTGAGGTTGAGTTACCTTCTTTTGGACTAAAGAGTGATCAAACAACTGAAGTGTCACTTTCAAAGACAGGAGAAAAATCAGTGGGTCCAAAAGATTCTGACTTCCACCTTAGTGATAAAATGAAGATGCCTTCTCTGGAAATATCTACACCTCCAGCCACGCCTTCATTACAGATTTCTGTCCCGTGTGTTAAATCAGACATCTGTACATCAAAACCAAAAGTAGAAGTAGATGTTTCTGATGCAGACATTAAAAGATATGAAGGTGATTTAAAAATACCTAAGCTTTCATCCATTGGTGCTTCAGTTTCAGATGTCAAATTCGATATTGGTTTGCCCAAAATACTATTGAAGCATGAGGCTGATGTTAGCATGGAAAAATCATCTGCCAAAATACAGATACCAAGAGTTGAACTCCCTAAGTTTCAGGAATTGGAAGCCAAGGTGGACATTAGTGGTGATAAAGCAAAAGCCATTCATTCCGAAGGAAAACTTAAAGGGCCTAAGCTGAAACTGCCACACGTTGATATTTCTCTTCCAAAAGTAAAATTCGATGAAGAGGACATACCATTTATTGAAGGTGAGACCAAAGTGCAAGGTTCAAGTGATAAAGCAAGTGCTTCTGAAGGAACCTTCAGTTTGCCATCAGTAGAGCTCTCAAAAATGTCCACTCCCAAAATAAGAGCTCCAGAATTGGAACTAGATATCAGTCTAAGCAAGGATGATTTAAAATTGAGTGACTTATCTAAGTCACTTAAAGTAGAATCAAGTGGTTCTGAAGGTGAACATGATTTAAAGCTCAAGATGCCAAAAATAAAGATTCCTAAATTTGGAGACTCCATGACAGGTGTAGAGGAAGGCATTGTTAAAGCAGATGTCAAGACTTCCAAAACAGAAGACAGTTCTGAATCAGGTATCATGGACTTCAAAATAAAAATGCCTAAGCTTCAAGTAGGATCTCTTAAAGGGAAAGAAGAGGACAAAGAGTTAAAAAGCGACCACAAAATGGCTATGAAAGGTGATGTGAAGGTCTCAGATCATGAAgattctgacaatggccgtatgtTCAAGATCAAAATGCCATCATTTGGGATATCAAAAGGGACTACAGAAGCAGGCACAGAACCTTtgcatccttctgaggagagtgtAGACCTAAAGTTTAAAATGCCAAAAATGACTTTGCCTGATGTTGGATTTTCAGGAGGTGAAGGTGAAAGAGTGGGGGCTTCCTTGGAAAGTGACCATACTAGTACAGTTACCAAGGTAAAAAGCATCACTTCGTCAAATCTTGAAGAGTTAGAATTAGATGTAGGGCTGAAATTGCCAAAAATTAAGATGCCAACAATTGGTATATCGGGACGAAAGGGAGATGATGACATGGAAATGACTCTTGATGAGGAATCCAAAGGAAAAAAGTCATTGTTCAAGATGCCAGATGTGGAACTATCTACTCCAAAGATTAAAGCACATGGTGAATATGAAGTTGATGGAGCAAAATTGGAGCAAAAGCTAACAAAAGACTCAGAAGTAGgtgattttgcaaagaagagcagTAAAATCAAGGATGAATACAAACATGACTCATCTGAAGAGGATGCTGAAAATAAATACAAAGTAAAGCTACCAAAATTAGCAGTTAGTTTACCAAAAGCTGTATCTGGAGATGTGGAGCTTTCTCCACCAAAATTGAAGGCAGAGACAAAAGACAGTGAGATCAGTATGAAAAGTTTGCACTCTGAACATGAGTCACATCAGCATGAAGggaaaaagacaaaaaagaatATTTTCTCTCTTAGCAAAACCAAGGACAAAAGTGCAGATATGGTATCATCTGACATTGACACAAGTCTGGAATTGGAAGGTCCTGAATTGAAGATCAAgttgcctaaaataaaaatgaaacctTCTTTTGGTCGGTCGAAAGGCAAAGGTAAAGGGTCTGAAGAAAATGGAGAAGAAGAAACCGATGCAGACTCAAGTGATGTCTCTGCGAAGTCTTCAAGGATCAAGTTCCCCAGATTAGGGTTTTCTTCTTCTAGGGTGAATTCTGGGGAACCAGGGGAAGTAAATATAAATGGAACCTCTGGCCATGTAAATGGGGAAAATGAGGTATCTACTCGAAATGGATCACAAGATGGTGTTGTAAAGGTTGGTAAGCTAAAGTTTCCCAAGGTTGAATTTTCATCACCATACAAGGCCAAAGAAATAGACTCTGAAATGAATCTAAAATTAGTCAAGACAGAAGAACCCGAATCAAAAGATGAAGGCACCGAGAGCTCTCTTTCCTACAAATTTAAGTCTCCTAAAATTGCTTTCTCTGGTttcaagaaaaaagaaaagagtgAAGATCACATAATTAGTTCCTCTGCAAGAACCGAGATGGCAACTATGGAAAATGTTAGAGAGGGTGACTCAAAGTCAGGGATGGGTCGGATCTCTCTTGGATTTCTTTCGAGTAAATCTAAGGGGGAATACACAGTGGACAATAGTGGTATACATAAAGACAATGAGGGTggcaccagtaaagacaagtcaaCCAAGTATAAGATTCCCAAGTTATCTCTGAACTCAAAATCAGAAGTGGAATTGAGTAAAGAGATGAAGGAAGAAAGTTCTCAAGAAGGTTTCAACATTACCCTGCCGCAGATGAGCTTTACTACCCATCAAGAAGAACAAACCACGGAAGAGCAAGAAACAAGTTTGGGCTTCATAAAAGTTACAACAACAAAACAAATCAAGACAGAGACTGTAACAGAGAAGACCCTGGCCATATAA